The Cellulophaga sp. RHA19 genome includes the window TTGGTAAGTAATTTGCCCACTAAATTAATAATAAGTACAACAACAATAAACGTTAAAATAGAAGAAGAAATATGAATAGTACTTTGGTTCCATTCCCATTTTTCAGTAAGGTAGTTGCCAATAATATAAGAGAAATGAATAGCAGCATAAATACCAGCAATTAAAGCAACAAGGGAGGCTAACTCTACTAAAAGTCCGTTTTTAACGCCTTTGTAAAGTCCCCAAATTAGTAGTATTCCTAGTATAATGTCTAAAAAATTCATTCTCAAGTGTTTTTACAAATATAGGATATTGATTTGTACCTTTACATCTTTATAAAAAACAGAAAAAAATAGAATCAATTTGTAACTATAACAATGTCAAGAGATACAGAACTAAAAGAGAGATGGACAGTTTTAGTAGAAAAACTATCTGCGCAATTTGCAGACGGTGATGTTCTAGAGCTAGATGCAATTATATACTTGGTTGGCATACAAGAATTAGGAAAACCACACGCTAAATATAAAAAGGACGAGAAAATAAATTTAATGCATATTGCCATCTGTAGGTTGTTAGAGCCTTATGGGTATTATGAATTTGAAATGTTTGATGAAGACGGATGGCCACACTATACAATAAAAGAAGAACTACCAACATTAAAAGCAGGTGAGCAAAGTGTTTTAATGAAAGAAGCACTAGTAAACTACTTTATAGAAAAACAATATATAGAATAAGTTTTTAGGTTGATGTTGCTAAAGTAATTTTAATAATAATGATGAATACTACACCCTATTACGCAGTAATTTTTACATCAACCAAAATAGAAGAAGATAGCGGCTATAACCAAATGGCGACTCAAATGGAAGAACTGGCTAAAGAGCAAGCTGGTTTTATAGGTATAGAAAGCGCTAGAGAATCTGTAGGTATTACCGTAAGTTATTGGAGCAGTTTAGAAGCTATTGCCAACTGGAAAAAACAAACAGACCATAAATTAGCACAAGAAAAAGGTCGTAAAGAATGGTATACTTGGTTTAAAGTACGAATTTGTAAAGTAGAGCGCGAGTATGAGTTTTTTAAATAAACTAAAACATACGCGTGTTGGTAGGTTTTTGGCTAAGCATCCTAAAAAAAGTATAGTTGTAACAGTACTCCTTATTGCCTATTATTTTTGCTTGCCCAAGCAACTTTTTAAAGCGCCAACAGCAACCGTTGTAGAAAGTGCAGAAGGAGTGCTTTTAGGGGCGCAAATAGCTAGTGATGGTCAATGGCGTTTTCCGGAGGTAGATAGTATTCCAAAAAAGTTTGAGCATTGCTTGCTACAGTTTGAAGATGCACATTTTTACAACCACATTGGGTTTAATCCGGTTTCTATAGTAAAAGCTGTTGGGCAAAATATAAAAGCTGGTAAAACAGTACGTGGCGGTAGTACCATTACACAGCAAGTTATACGTTTAGCACGTAAAGGAAAGAGCAGGTCTTATGCAGAAAAACTGGTAGAACTTATTTGGGCTACTCGGTTGGAGTTTAGAGAAAGCAAAGAAGAAATATTAAAAATGTATGCCAGCA containing:
- a CDS encoding CvpA family protein produces the protein MNFLDIILGILLIWGLYKGVKNGLLVELASLVALIAGIYAAIHFSYIIGNYLTEKWEWNQSTIHISSSILTFIVVVLIINLVGKLLTKVANAVMLGSLNSIAGGLFGALKVAVIIGGLLLFLDKANQNLQIVKEETIESSTLYTPIKTIGELVFAFVLEETQTEDSTTETL
- a CDS encoding antibiotic biosynthesis monooxygenase family protein, whose product is MMNTTPYYAVIFTSTKIEEDSGYNQMATQMEELAKEQAGFIGIESARESVGITVSYWSSLEAIANWKKQTDHKLAQEKGRKEWYTWFKVRICKVEREYEFFK